In one window of Henckelia pumila isolate YLH828 chromosome 1, ASM3356847v2, whole genome shotgun sequence DNA:
- the LOC140875222 gene encoding thioredoxin-like 3-3 has translation MKEGAELGVAEGSHSDLKSNKNAHLNLVSATSDDNLKEILRKIKTSKFPAVIKYGASWCGVCSQILPTFRELSGKFPKLSFVYADIDECPETTQHIRYTPTFHFYRDGERVDEMFGVGEERLQDRLWLHS, from the exons ATGAAGGAAGGAGCTGAGTTGGGTGTAGCAGAAGGTAGCCACTCGGATTTGAAATCGAACAAAAATGCTCACCTTAACCTAGTTAGTGCCACTAGCGATGATAATCTCAAGGAAATCCTTCGcaaaatcaaaacttcaaaattcCCT GCAGTAATCAAGTATGGCGCATCATG GTGTGGAGTGTGCAGTCAGATTCTTCCTACGTTTCGCGAACTAAGCGGCAAGTTTCCAAAGCTTTCGTTCGTGTACGCTGACATAGATGAGTGTCCGGAAACTACTCAACATATTCGATACACGCCCACCTTTCATTTCTACAGGGATGGTGAAAGAGTTGATGAGATGTTTGGTGTCGGAGAAGAGCGTCTGCAGGATCGCCTCTGGCTGCATTCTTGA